The Montipora capricornis isolate CH-2021 chromosome 6, ASM3666992v2, whole genome shotgun sequence genome has a window encoding:
- the LOC138053740 gene encoding uncharacterized protein, producing the protein MAFRTSELLQRNELVRFQLDDVIRAPGNNQHQEKNGYRFTINDRSSFYDWYNAYFEVQFQLQKIADGAGYAAADRITVINGSHSLIAHMMIKSAGKIVYDTDNLHKVTFVKNLLEYSDDYSRSVGKNSFWYLDTNDTTANTNSGYESRRVLTQAANDDGTGGAKDVNLIIPLNRYSFFEELQDKMLVPMQLQFNLNLQNDNELINRAAAADAGRVVINRFLLWVPKLTPKDSMYDKFVSSFMKEHKWTYQRELYAVSAPARVSGFFQISSSIDNVKAIFVYLQRAKTRVATQNPYILDTFKLNAADANSYLTTCRLEYGNGVFYPETEYDSESKVRIFNDLMSYAMRKNDYNTGTQLNLANYNSLYSLIYFDLSYQAEKVTRDPKQLIFRYKISASSAADFNVHAVVLYEESVVIDKVGNELVIV; encoded by the coding sequence atggcttttagaacaagtgaattattgcaaagaaatgagttggtgcgtttccaacttgatgatgtaattagAGCCCCTGGAAAtaatcaacatcaagaaaagaacGGTTATAGATTCACCAtcaacgaccggagttctttctatgattggtacaatgcttatttcgaggttcaattccagttacaaaaaatAGCAGATGGAGCTGGTTATGCAGCAGCCGATAGAATAACGGTGATAAACGGATCTCATTCATTGATTGCACATATGATGATTAAAAGTgctgggaaaattgtttatgaTACTGACAATCTACATAAGGTCACTTTTGTGAAGAATCTGTTGGAATATTCTGATGATTACAGCAGATCAGTcggtaaaaacagtttttggtatttagACACAAATGATACGACAGCCAATACTAATTCAGGATATGAATCGAGAAGAGTGCTTACACAAGCTGCCAACGATGATGGAACGGGAGGAGCaaaagatgtgaatttgatcatacctctcaatcgttacagtttttttgaagagttgcaggataaaatgttggttcctATGCAGTTACAATTTAATTTGAATCTCCAGAACGACAATGAACTCATCAATAGGGCAGCAGCAGCAGATGCCGGAAGAGTAGTGATTAACAGATTTCTACTATGGGTTCCAAAATTAACACCAAAAGACAGTATGTACGACAAATTTGTAAGCTCTTTCATGAAAGAGCACAAATGGACATATCAGCGTGAACTATATGCAGTGTCAGCACCTGCTAGAGTCagtggtttttttcagatttcttccagcattgacaatgtcaaagcaatttttgtttatctacAACGGGCTAAAACCAGAGTTGCAACTCAAAATCCATATATACTTGATACCTTCAAACTAAATGCAGCAGACGCAAACAGTTATTTAACAACATGCAGACTCGAATAtggcaatggtgttttctacccagaaacagaatatgacagtgaaagcaaagtgagaatattcaatgatctcatgtcttatgcaatgcgaaaaaatgattacaacaccggAACCCAGTTGAATCTTGCCAATTATAACAGCCTGTATTCACTGATCTATTTTGATCTCTCATATCAAGCAGAGAAAGTAACAAGAGACcctaaacagttgattttcaggTATAAAATAAGTGCCAGTAGTGCAGCAGATTTCAATGTCCATGCAGTTGTATTGTACGAAGAGTCGGTTGTTATTGACAAGGTGGGTAATGAATTGGTTATAGTTTAA